The Plectropomus leopardus isolate mb chromosome 2, YSFRI_Pleo_2.0, whole genome shotgun sequence genome has a window encoding:
- the hdhd3 gene encoding haloacid dehalogenase-like hydrolase domain-containing protein 3, with product MRAPLRWVLWDVKDTLLKVRASVGQQYCKEAERVGLNLSPVEVEAAFRQAYRHYSSRYPNYGISQGLDGRSWWMGVVRDSFTQCRVQDPALLNTMAHNLYHNFCKAENWEVFSDSKKALESCSSLGLKLGVVSNFDSRLKEILRACDLLSHFSFLLTSEEAGVAKPSPAIFEQALQKCGVPAASVAHVGDHYVKDYLASRSVGIRGFLLDRDNKHDQDDVPREHRLSSLEELPSQLQQHVD from the exons ATGCGAGCTCCTCTGCGCTGGGTGCTATGGGACGTGAAAGACACCCTGCTGAAGGTGCGTGCATCTGTGGGACAGCAGTACTGCAAGGAGGCTGAGCGGGTGGGCTTGAACCTCAGTCCTGTGGAGGTCGAAGCTGCTTTCCGCCAGGCATACCGACATTATTCCAGCAGATACCCAAACTATGGCATCAGTCAGGGCCTGGACGGACGGTCTTGGTGGATGGGGGTGGTGCGGGACAGTTTCACCCAGTGCAGGGTACAGGACCCAGCCCTGCTCAATACGATGGCTCACAACCTTTATCATAACTTCTGCAAGGCAGAGAACTGGGAG gtgttttcagactCAAAGAAGGCCCTGGAGAGTTGCTCTTCTCTAGGACTGAAGCTGGGTGTCGTATCAAACTTTGACAGTCGCCTAAAAGAGATTTTACGAGCTTGTGACCTGCTGTCTCACTTCAGCTTTTTATTAACATCAGAGGAAGCAGGTGTAGCGAAGCCAAGTCCAGCCATCTTTGAACAGGCCCTGCAGAAATGTGGAGTACCAGCTGCCAGTGTGGCTCATGTCGGGGACCATTATGTGAAAGATTACCTCGCCTCTCGCTCTGTGGGCATCCGCGGGTTCCTGTTAGACAGAGACAACAAGCACGACCAAGATGACGTTCCTCGAGAGCATCGGCTGAGCTCCCTGGAGGAGCTGCCGTCACAGCTTCAGCAACACGTGGACTGA